AGATGATAGCTGCAAATTAGGTgaagacatttttaaattttagcgttTTCGATCATTCTCTCAATTACTcaattatttatacaaataacatttttcttttgaattaaaggaaagAGGGAGCTAAGGATTTAAATACAATGTCTAATCATTATCTTTAAGCAAGCAACATTATATTACCAATgaacaattataaaaaaaaaaattatcgtgTATTAATAACATCCAAATTAGatatcatcataaacatttTCATTGTGTTATCCTTTATTTTGAATAGAACTTGAACTACCAAATTTATTAATCTCTTACATGGAGCGctctttatttaaatatttgtataaaaatctATTAGCTAACAATTAGGAGGAGTTTAGTTTGTGTTTAACTCTGATTTATAGCCGAATTGATTTCTACTAAGTCTATAAGATTGAACAAATAATCAAGCCAACCTCTATACAAAATTAGACCAATCCAATCAATAAAAGTCaggttgatttgatttgattggattcttagtttttattatatatattatttattaatataatttttttttgttatataaacttggaaaaaaataatattaatgctTAACAAATAATTTACACCTAAATACACTAAACAAGAGTTACTAATTTGCTTTACATAGTAACAAGCAActcactaaaaataattaataaattcacaaaatatgtccaataacattaaatatatattatttatttttaatttacttatatataattaaattaaacccaaatgTCAACCACCTCCATTGGATCTAATTTTTTAGACCAAAAACTGAACCAATCATATTGGTCTCAAACTCATAGACACCTCTaatcataattattataaacttaAGCTCTAAATTGGACTGATGGATAAAATATTAGTGCATGATTGCAGACTAATTTGCaggaaaagagagggaaaaagggGCATTAAGAAAGAAATCATTACAAACAGATGGTGAAAGAATGAAAATATATAGATCCCCATTCTGGCGTTTGCTTATTTGAAGAGCTCACTACCAAGAGCCACAATGCCAATCTCTTGGCTGAGTCCAGGACTGAATCGACTAATGTCCCTCTCTTGAATCCGCTCTAGCTCCTCCACCACCCTCTTCATTTCAGGCCTTCTACTACTGCTATCTGTACAAATCAATGCCAACTCCATCATCTGTTTCACTGCTTCTGTTGTGTGGTCTCTTGCTGTCTTGTCCACGAAATTTCCCCAGCTATGGCTGCTCTTTGCCTGCAGATAACagtcaaaatagaaaatacCTCCAAGTTGGAAAccagtaataaataaataagctgGTGCATCAgtgtcaagagaaaaaaaaggttGCATTTGTACACAGTATTGAGACTGTTTTCACAAGCCAAACTTATAACCTTATAGTCACAAAGGAACAACTACAACTGTGACAAGAATAATAGAAAACAAGAAGATTGATAAATCTGAATGCAGATAACTAGCTAGCTGAAGCTTGATGGAATAAAGGTGAATTGAAGTGTATATATTAGAATGAATCTCTAAACACAGAGTCTACTGAAGAATTTACTTGCAACACCAGGTTTTCCTGCATGTCTGATTGATTCGTGCCAAGGGCTTCACGTCCACTGATCAACTCCAGCAAGAAGACCCCAAAACTGTAAACATCGCTTCTCTCTGAATAATCCTCCGATGATCTCAACCTTGAACAGAAAAAGATTTACTCCAACATTGGTAAAGTTCACACTAAAAAAGGACCATTGTAATTATGGTcaagaatagagaaaaaatgcCAAGAGAAACTGATGAACAACCCAAAACAGACATTAGTTTGTACTGCATGAACTACTTAAAACGGGCTTTTTGACGTGCTCCTCTTGTGAGTCACCAAAGATTTATACTCTGTTGCCTGGGGACTCATTTTTAGAACTAGTTAAGCGTTTAATGGGTAAGGCTGTTACTGACTTTTAGGGGAGTGGGAGACAACTCGAACAGACCAAATGTGGCGGGCCTTATGCAGGGGCTGACCAGCTCAATAGCGGCAGCACAGCCCCCATGTCAAGTACACCATTGTACGCTTTGCAACAACCCCTTTCAACCCAAAATGTGCTCTTTAGTTACCTTATAATCTGTTCTTCTGCCAGAGATCCATTGCAGGACAATGATGGATTAAATCCCAAATGGGTTCAATCAAATATGATCTCCAGCTGGTAAATGATATGAGATCCAAAAGAGTCAAAAGCCCCTCCCCTAACATCCAATTTCAATAGCCCTGTTCAATGCTTCATATGAAGGACTAATTAAGTCACTATACTATATTACATGTTTATATTTAATCCATATTTTCAACTCCACTCATCTGCTACCCTGTCATTGGCAATGATATAAGACAAGTCATTGCCAAATTTTAGGAACAATGATGGAAGAATTTATAGGGAAACAGAAAGTTGTCGCTCTTTGGGCTCTGAGAATAATAACATTGTCCATATGTTGCAAAAGAAAACCAAGAggttttcttaatttcttggGAAAAGTCCATGGAACCAAATGTCATCTCACTCATTTAAAGTATTTATATCTTAACCAGCAACAAATAAGCATTTATATTTTCAGTAATAGCATCATGTCATTGTAGAAATATGGTGATGAATAGTGAAGAGTTAGAATGCATGTAACTAACCCCACTTACAGGGATTAAGGCTCGTGATATTGTTAATAGCATTATGTCACTGTTaacagaaaaaagagaaaaaaaagaaaaaagaaaaggcatcCCAAAAGCACGACACTCCTTTGCTTTGTGAGATTCAAGAAAGGGTTATTTGTGTATGCAGCCTTACCTTTGCTTCACAAAGAGGCTGTTAATCATAATAAAGGCATAGTCTCAAAGAAACTATGAACTTCATATTGGCTAGGCTATAAAGATTTGGTCTTCCTATTTGTACGTTTGCTCATGTAAGTGACAAGATATACAAAAAATGTATAAATCTAaataaccatatatatattcccaGAAAAATTGACAGTCACTGCAAAGTGGGTGCTTGAGGAAAAAAGGGTTTCAGATACAAATTACATACTCTGGATCTTGAAAGCAATCAAATGCTGAAGATGATTCAGTATGATAACCCTCTTCCAACAATTTGGAGAGTCCAAAATCAGAAACCTTGGCAGTGAAAGTTTCATCCACTAGAACATTTCTTGTTCTGAAGTGCATATGGAGGATAGGAGGCGCCAAATAATGAAGATGCTCAAGTCCTGATTCAACATGTAACCTGATGGATCAAATATCCTCATGTCCATTGCACTCAGTTGAACTGAAATAAACAGTGCGTCTACCTTTTGCCGCACCTAAAGCAATTAGTAGTCTCTGCCGCATCTCAAGTTTTCCAATGGGTAAACCTTCActatctaaagaaaaaaaaaaatgcatttagaTAGTGCGGCCCAAATAGATATTTGAATAGAGGggtgcgtgcgtgtgtgtgtgtgtgtgtgtaagagagagagaataccATATAAATGGTTCCCAACATTTCCATTTGGAAGATAATCATAGACAAGAAACTGCTGCTGGTTTTCTTCACAACAGCCCAACAGCTTGACAAGATGCTTATGGTGAACAAAAGCCATGCTCTTTACCTGAATTGCAGCTGAGATAAGTCAGTACAGTCATGAATTCTGAAAATAATAGCAGTACAGAAACATAAAATCTTCCAAGGATTTCAATTTTCACAATTACATCAGTGATGTAAAGCTATATGATAACTTGTACAAAGCAACAAGCATTCCCAAAATGGTGGCTTGTGCATGTcacaatgagaaaaaaaataaaggaattagcagattcaaaattgaaaagccTAACGTGAAGCCATTCTCTTGGAAAACTAGCTTTACCTCATTGACAAAACATTGAATTGGGTAGTACAGACGTCTCTTGATGGCAACAATAGATCCATCATCTAGCAATCCTTTGTAAACCAAGCCAAATAATCCTTGTCCTATAATATTATTCTGGTTGAAGTTTCCAGTGGCATGCTGAAGCTCCAGAATTGAAAATTCCCTAAAGTTATGGGTATTGTAAGGAGAGACAGCACCAGCACCAGGggaaatattttctctttcccACAGAGCTAAAAAGAAATGGATAAATCCATAAGCAAAACCATTCCAGCAGTCAAAACATTAAATTTGGTCAGGAAGCACCATCCATCCAAATTACAACCAGTGAATAATAGGATAAGACCAACAGTAGACAGTTAGCTCCATGCAAAGTGCGGATACAGTAATCTTATGCTTTAGACCATCTAATTCAACCCTCACACACTTCATAGGGTTTTTCGAAGTCAAAACTATGAGGGTCAGATGGTCCAAACATATTTAAACGTCCTATAAACATCCTAACTTTTATACATGATATGTAAAGCACTCACCAAATCAAATACAAATAAGGGCTCATATGTGTTAGTTTTCAATGAGTAGATTTTGTTAAAACCTAATCAACCAACTAAATTAATCTTATACATAATAAGTTCACTCTTAGATGGACAGAAAGATGAAACTGACAAAGTCTCGACAATACTTCTTAGTagcatgaattttaattttttgcattaTGATGTAATTTGTAGTATTACTTTTTCTGCTTGTATTTCTTATTACTGCTGTAACTTCTAGAATAGTTTGTTAGCCAATGATTGCCCACATATAAAGGGCTAGAATAGGACCAAAGATATTGTTACAGCCATCGGGGAAGGAATGATCGTCTGTGGCAGCGACCATCCTACCCGAGTATATCACCTTCCAAGTCTCTCTTGGAAGGGTAACGAAGATTAATAGAATTTCTGATATTCctcctcttctctctttctctctttctaaatctcttctacttctctcttcattctctctgttttctcttcTAAACCGATTGTACCTTCCCAATTCAATCGAAATTAGGAGTGCGATCCTATTATCACTTCACAACCATGACAATATCTGATATCAGAGCATCGGTTCTTGGCCGAGGCTGCTAGATTGACGTGATGGCGAAAGGAACCCGCATGAAGAATTTCAAGACAGTTATAGCAAGTCTTTAACTATGTTGGAATTCAAGAATAGGATTGACCAACTGGAGATCGAGGGTGTCTGAAACCATGAGGCGATTATGGCAATGGATCGCAAGCTAGAGAGTTCTTTGGAAGGAATGGAAAAGAGGTTGGAAGGGTTAATGGCGAGGCTGCGAGAGGACATGGGAGATCAGATGCTGCAGCAATTTATGATTATGTTTACTCGCCAAAATATGATAAGAGTAGCCCCTAACTTTCCCCCTAGAGGAAGGGATGATCCAATCCTACCTGGGAATAGAATGAATAGGATGGAAGGAACCCCGGAGATTGAGGTAGATCTTGAGGAAGGATTAGAGGGAGAAATGGGCAAGGGAAGGAATGACCAGCCTCATACCCATCCTCTGAGGTTCCCCATGCCCCAGATGGAGATGTCGGTATTTGAAGGAGCTAACCCCCGGTGGTGGTTGAGAAAGTGTGAGAGGTTATTCAATTGGTACAACATACCAAGGGGGCAAAGGGTATTATTAGCTACTGCTTATTTCAATGAAGTAGTTGATGCTTGGTTTCAAGGGTGCCTTAGTGTGAGGGAAGACCATACATGGGATGAGTTTTCTGAAAAACTATGTGAGCATTTTGGAAAAAGGAGTATGGTGGATGCTatagaagaatttaataagctTAAACAAACAGGGAGTGTTGGGGCTTATTTACAAAGGTTTGAGGAGTTAAGATCGTTCATGATTTGTCACAACCCCAACCTCTCAGAAGCTTATTTTGTGTCAAGCTTCATGAGTggccttagtgaggagttacagccaatgatgaaaatgatgaggCCAAGGACAGTGGAGCAACCTTTTGAGAGTGCCTGATTACAAGGAATGTTGGTAGAGGCATAAATGAGAAAGCAAAGGCAGCAACAAAAAAGAGTAGTTCTGGGGACATCCACTGTTAGGGGAAAGAATTATAACGGGGATATAGTGAAGGGTAATGAAGGAGTAAAAAATATAGTAGGATCGAGTTCAACTCCATATGGAGAACAATTAAGGGAGCAAAGGAGATTGGCTGGCTTTTGTTTTCGATGTGGTGACAAGTACCACCCTGGGCATCAATGTAAAAGGTAGATTCTTCTCTtggaaggagaggaagagaagggTCAAGGGGAAACAAAGGAAGAGGACATTGGGGAGGATGGAGAGGAGGATAATGGCGAAATCTGAATTCATGCTTTGAAGGGGGTAGctaacaataaaattatcaagGTGGAGAGTCAAGCTAATGGTTGTAACTTAATGATcctaattgatagtgggagtacccacaactTTCTTGATGAAAGTACGGCCAAAAGACTCAAGTGTCAGCTCACGAGAACCCCACCTCTGAGTGTGACTGTGGCCAATGGGAATTGAGTGATGAGTAAATCAGCCTATAATGGCTTTGGTTGGGAAATGCAAAGGGAGAGATTTGAGGCAGACCTAAGGATACTATATCTAGGGGGTTGTGATGTAGTCCTTGgcgtggattggatgaagggggtgagCCCCATTAGCTTTGATTTCAACCGGATGGAGGTCTCCtttgagaaggaaggaaggaagatgaCATTGACAGGGGAAAAACAAACAGAGGCTTGCAAAATGATTTTTGGAAGAAAGCTGCAGAAGGTGATCAAAGGAAAGTGGAATTAGCTGGCACACCTATTCTCAATTGTGGCCATAAAGGAGATCCATGTCGATCAGAAGATGCAAGGAGAAATATTCTTGACAGTCAACACACCCCAAGGTATGCCCTACTAGGTACATCACTTAGATCTCCTTAATACATTACTGGTAGAGTATGAGGATCTATTTGTTGAGCCCACATCCCTTCTCCTTACCAGAATTTATGACCACACTACTAAACTAAAGCCAAATATGGAACTTGTTAACATTAGATATTACCGATACCCCCCAatccaaaagaatgagattgagaaaatggttaggGATATGCTTTAACAATCTATCATCCGCCCTAACCAAAACCCTTTTGCTTCCCCAGTTTTATTAGTTAAGAAATGTCAGAACTCGATTCTAACAAGGAATTCTCTCGCAATTCAGGGGGAATTGCGCAGGAATTAATGaacagggagagagagagagaataatagAGAGAGCAAGAATTGAGAGATAGAACACGAGAAGATAGGGAAATGAGAATTCAATTGTATTCAAACATGCCCGCTAAGGCCGTGGTTGCTGGCTTATATACCCCTCCTTTGAGGATTGGTGCCAATATTTGAAATACAATCTTCTAACTACCGTTAATCTACAGTCTTCTACCCATAACCGCCATCCCcttttattacaatattacccctctTTTATTAGGCTATTACATGGCTACCCTTGTcacatgacaattcccctcccCTTGGAATTCTTTTTGTCCTCGGGAGGAGTTGGAGTAATCCCACTGCCTTAGGGAACTACTAGAGTAAGTTCGGCAAGTACTCCCGTGTGTTGTTTTTCAGATGTAGAGTAGACCAACGCACAAGCACTTGGGTGATGGGTAGCTTCTATTTGTAGATAACTTTCTTGCCCACAATAGCTATAGGTTCACCCACCTATTGGACCTCTGAGGCTTCCTGTAAGGTAACACTCACCGGATTGCAGCCTGGAGATGGTTTGAGAAGGGACACATGAAAAATGGGGTGGATGCAGGACCCTTTCGGTAACTATAGTCTATACGCCGCTTTACCCACCCGAGCCAACACTTCATAAGGGCCATAGAACTTCGGATTGAGTTTAGTCACTACCTTGGAAGAGAGGCTCTTCAATTAAACTTGCCTCAGCTTCAAATATACTTTGTCCCCAACTAAGAACTTTGTCCCCAACTAAGAACAATCGTTCACTCCTCTTCTTATTTACGTATTGTTTCATCCTATTTTAGGCACTTGCCAACTCCTTTAAAGTCTGCACTACTTGCTACCTCTGAGCCAAATAGTCATCAACTGTGGCCACCAGATTAGGACTCCCACTAATAGGTAACTGGGGTGGCTTATACCCAAATAATGCCTCAAAATGTGTCATTTAAGGGCGGTATGGTggttggtgttgtaccaccattgtgctaagGGTAACCATTTGCGCCACCTTGTCAAATGCACTAAGCACGCACACCTAAGGTAAGCTTCAAGACATTGGTTGACTCATTCTATTTGCCCATTCGTTTCAGGGTGGTAGGCAGACGACATATGGAGTTGTGTGCCCAACAACTTCATTAGCTCTCTCTAAAGTAGGCTTGTAAAGACTGTCTATCAAACACAATGACCTGAGGCAACCCATGTAGTTTCCCCACTCAGTCCAGAAACACCCTCGCAACCTCTTGGGCAATGAAGGGATGTGCTAGGCTTAAAAAATGGGCGTACTTTGTAAGTCTGTCCATGACTACCACTATGCAATCCTTGCCCTTTGACTTGGGCAATCCTTCCAAAAAGTCCATGTTTATGCTTGACCAGGCCTACTCCAGGAGAGGCAAGTTGTAACAGCCCTGGGGGGTGAATGTTCTCATACTTACACCAGTAGCAATATATCACGACCCTTCACATATTCTTGCACTACCTTCTTTAATCCAGGCCAATAGAATAATTGATGGATTTTGTTGTAAGTATTTTGGACCCCTGAGTAGCACCCAACCGGGGAGTCATGTAGGACTGTTATTATCTTCCTCCTTAGTGACTCATCATTTCCAATCACTAATTTTTCTTTGTACCATAGTAGTCCATTCCTTAGTGGATATCCCAGTCCACTAGTTGGATCTACGGTCAATTGCTCCATAAGCTCTTTGGTCTAGTCTTCCTTCCCATAACTAGAAGCCCTTCCAGATACCGCTCAGGTGTAACGAAGGTCATTGTCCGCCGAGGCTCCTTCTTCCATGCATCGAGAGAGGGCGTCTGTTGCCTTGTTATCATGTCCCTTCCTATATTGGATAACATAGTCAAGATCCATTAGTTTGGACATACCTTTCCTCTGGAGGTATGGAGTTTCTGCTGCAATAGGAATTTTAAGCTTTCGTGATCCGTTTTGATAATGACTTTACTCCCCTCCAGATAATGCCTCCACTTCTCTACTGCTATCAAGACAGCTAATAGTTCTTTCTCGTACACACTGAGGCCTAAGTGTTTCGGGGATAAGGCCTGACTAATGAAGGCTAGGGACTGCCCCCTTGTACCAACACTGCCCCCACCCCATAATTGCTGGCATCGGTCTCCAGTACAAAAGGCTGATTGAAATTCGGAAGGCCCGGTGTGGGGACCTCATTCATGGCCCTCTTTAGCCTGTTAAAGGCTGCTTCAGCCTCCTCACCCCAAAGGAATCCCTCCTTCAGCAATTCAGTTAAGGGCTTGCTGGTGATACTGTAATTCTTAACAAACCTTTGATAATAGCTTGTAATGATAATAGCCTGTAAGGCCCAAAAATCCCCTTAGGGCCTTCACATTCATCGGCCTTGGCCAAGCAGTCATTGCTGCCACCTTTTAGGGGTCCGTGCTCACCTCGTCTTCTGATATAATATGGCCAAGGCATTCCACCTGAGTTTGTGCAAATGCACATTTGGACTTCTTGATGAACAACTTATTGTACTTGAGGACTTGTAAAGTTGTCCTTAAGTGCTCTAGGCATTTGGAAAAATTAGGACTGTAAACTAGGATATCATCGAACAAGACCAAAATGAATTAGCGTAGGTAAGGCTCAAATATCTGATTCATGAGGGCTTGAAAGGTTGCAGGTGCGTTAGTCAAaccaaagggcattaccaagaattcaTAGTGCCCTTGGTGGGTTCTAAATGTTGTTTTATGGATATCTTGGGGGTGCATGTagatttgatgatatcctaaaTGAAGGTCGAGTTTAGAGAAAACTTTGGCCCCATATAGCTCATCTAGCAAGTCCTCGATGATTGGAATGGGAAACTTGTTTTTAATGGTAAGGGAATTGAGTTGGCGGTAGTCAATACAAAATCACCAACTGCCgtctttctttttgactaagAGTAGAGAGGAGGCATATGGGTTGATGTTGGGTCTGATAACAGACTGGTGTAGCATCTCTTTTCTCATGCATTTAATCTCAATCTTTTGTTTTGGGGGGTACCGATAAGAACAGATGTTAACAGGTTCAGAATTAGGTTTAAGGTTTATAGTATGGTCTAAGGGTCTAGGGGGTGGCAGAGCGTTAGGCTCCTCAAACAAGTCCCTAAATTCAGCTAATAGTGAATCAAGTAAGTCCAATTGGCTTACCTCTCAGGGGTTGAGTCAGATCCCTTCAAATCCAACATAAGCTTCCCACCATAGTTCGATCCTCCTCTTCCTGCTCCACTGCCTATATAGAGAACAATTGAGCCACCTGTGTCCACTTGTTTTTGACCAGCTTATGAAACCTCTTCCCCGAGATAAGCTTGCAAGTGCCTACCTCCGCACTGCTTGTGATAGTCATTCTTTTTCCCCCTTTCTCAAATGTAACTTCCAtcttattaaaatcaaagcaaatgGGACTTGCTTCTCTCATCCAGTCCACGCCTAAGACTAAGTCACAACCTCCCAACTTGAGGAGTCTTAAGTCAGCCTCAAAAACTTCCCTCTGCATTTGCCAACAAAACCCCATGCATGCTGACTTACAGATTACTTTCTGCCCATTAGCAACCATAACTGACAACAGAGGAGTCCCCATTAGGCTACAGTGAAGCCTTTAGCTACtccttcatcaaggaagctatgggtgcttccactatcaataagtATTAACAAGTTGTTCTCCTGGGCTTTTCCATCCACTTTTATGATCTTGCCGATGGACACTCCTCTCAGAGCATGGAGGGAAATCTCCACTTTctcatcttcctcctcttccCCTTGATTGTCTACTTCTTCAACCTCTTCTTCAGTTCCTTCCAGTAGCAGTAGTTGGAGTTTGCACTTATGGCCTAGGGTGTACTTGTCCCCACATCTAAAGCAAAGTCTTGCCAACCTCCTCTGCTCACTCAAATTTCCTCCGAATGACTGAGGAGGAGCTGGAAGGGCCAACCCCTTGCTACTCTGTCCCCGTGTTCCACCCTCCTTATTCCACCTCGGTTGCCTTGTTGTGGGGGCCACACCTGCCATCCCTTGCTCACCCATTTCTGCTTCCTCGTTAATGTTTCTATCATTAACTCCTGCAACTTGGCACCCTCAGTGGCCTGTTATACTATTTTCGATTGAAACATCTTAACAGTGGGATGGATCTCCTCATTCAAGCCGCTGATGAAGCTTGACACGAAGTATCCCTCTATGAGAGTGGGATTGGAGATCAACATGAGAaccttcaactcctcaaacctCTGCTAATAAGCTTGCATAGATCCTTCCTGCCTAAgcttattaaattcttccacAACATCTAACATTCCTTTCTCCCCAAATCTCCCACACAGGCCTCCCACGAAATCATCCCATGTGCACTCCTCCTTCACACCCATCCAGCCCTGATACCATGCATCTCCCACGTCATTCAGATAAGCCACCGCTACCATTACCTTATGTTGTTCAGCCAAATTGTAAAGGCTGAACACCGTCTCATAGTGCCTAACCCACCACCTTGGATTCTGGCCATCAAATAGGGGAATCTCCATCTTGGGCATAAGCAAACCGATCTAGTTTGATCCGGTTGCAATGCCCGGCCTTCTTACCCCCACATTCTCCTCCATCACCAGTTGTTCCGTTTCTAATTCTGCAGATCCCTTCGATCTGAAATTACCTCCCTAGCCATTTAGGATTGGCTCAAATCGCTCCCTCGGAGGAAACTCAGGTGAGATTCGTACCTGAGTCTGGCGCGAAAGCATCAACACAAACTGATGCATGTGATCCCTGAGAGCTTAGCTCTGCTCTCTCATCTGATCCTCCAATCGAGCAGCTTGTGCTCTACTCTCCTCGCACCACACATTCACAACTCCATCAATCCTCCTTTCCACCAAATTTTCAAACATCTCCATTCGGTTCTGCATCTCTGATACTGTCGTCATCACCTGCTGGAGCTGTGcctccatttgcttcatcctTGTTCCGTCCACCATGGACCAATCCAATCGCCCAAGATCTTGCTTTGATACAAACTGTTAGAACTCGATTCTGACAGGGAATTCTCTCACAATTCAGGGAAGAATTGCGCAGGAATTGatgaacagagagagagaatcaagagATAGAACACAAGAAGATAGGGAAATGAGAATTCAATTGTATTCGAGCATGCCTGTTAATGCTGCGGTTACTGGCTTATATACCCCTCCTTTGAGGATTGGCGCCAATATTTGAAATACAATCTTCTAACTACCGTTCTTCTACAATCTTCTACCCGTAACTGTCATCCCCTTTTATTACAATACTACCCTCTTTTATTAGGCTATTACACGACTACACTTGTCACATGACAAGAAGAAAGATAGATCATGGcgattttgtgtagattaccgccaacttaatgccatgaccatcaaggaTAAGTTTCCTATACCCCTTGTTGAGGACCTTTTGGATGAACTACACAATGCCCAATTCTTTTCTAAGCTTGACCTGCGCTCGGGTCAtcaccaaattagaatgaaaCTCAAGGACATACACAAAACAAcctttagaacccaccatgggcattttgaattcttggtgatgccctttgaGCTCACCAATACTCCAGTCACTtttcaatccctcatgaacagaattttttaactttatcttCGAAAATTTATATTGGTATTCATTGATGATATACTCATCTATAGCCCTACTTTTGATCAAACACATATCTCACTTAAAGACCACTTTTGAGATCCTTAGATCTAACCAACTctttattaagaaatctaagcGCGTTTTTTGTCAAGGGCAGATTCAATATTTGGGGCATATCATATCCAGGGAGGAGGTTAGCACAGATCCAAGAAAAGTAGAGGCTATGGTGTCTTGGCCAAGACCCACTTTGGTAAGGGCCCTAAGAGGGTTTTTGGCATTAACTGAGTACTATCCACCGATTTGTGAAGGACTACGAAGCCATTAGCAAGCCCCTGACAGACCTTTTGAAGAATGGGGAGGTTCAATTAGGGGGCTTTAGGAGAGGCTTTTGAGAAATTGAAGGAGGCTATGAGCAAGGTGCCCGTCCTAGGGCTACCTGACTTTAGCAAGCCTTTTATTCTAGAAATAGATGCAAGTGGAACGGGCATTGGGGTAGTGTTAGTTCAGGAGGGAAGGGCCATTGGCATTTTTGAGTCAGGTCTTGAGTCCTAAGCACTTGCGGCTCAGCATTTATGAGAAAGAGTTTATAACTGTATTGATGGTTGTTGACAAGTGGAGGCAAATTTATAATTAGAACAGATCATGAAAGTTTGAAGTTTCTGTTACAACAGAAACTACAAACTCAACTGCAAAAGAAAGGCATGTCTAAGTTGATGGGTCTAGACTATGCCATACAATATAGGAAGGGGAAGGAAAATATTGCGGTTGATGCTTTATCAAGGTGCCATGAGGAAGGAAGTGCAGCAACCATAACCCTGGTAGTCCTAGAGTGGTGCCAATAGGTGATTAACAGCTATGAAGGAAATGAGAAGATAAAGGAGCTGCTAGAAAGGTTGGTTGTGGGAGCCAAAGAGGATGAGGGGTACACCTTAGTAGAAGGAATCTTGAGATACCAGGGGAGAGTGGTGATTGGGGATAATGCAGAACTCAAGACTAAAATCATGCAAGCTTTACATG
This genomic stretch from Diospyros lotus cultivar Yz01 chromosome 1, ASM1463336v1, whole genome shotgun sequence harbors:
- the LOC127800791 gene encoding probable serine/threonine-protein kinase PBL28 isoform X3, with amino-acid sequence MKLVGLGVVHVSHMWKSQERFRRFCPLSPQIRKIELSHSKASLSSLHSSTQFQVNLYRSRKTTIAVPIGGDSSIPTLTPVQATDGKKANKQKVAAIVGGVVAAFLVLITGVIVYFCLMRLKRLVRRSSDTASSVPSAPALWERENISPGAGAVSPYNTHNFREFSILELQHATGNFNQNNIIGQGLFGLVYKGLLDDGSIVAIKRRLYYPIQCFVNEVKSMAFVHHKHLVKLLGCCEENQQQFLVYDYLPNGNVGNHLYDSEGLPIGKLEMRQRLLIALGAAKGLEHLHYLAPPILHMHFRTRNVLVDETFTAKVSDFGLSKLLEEGYHTESSSAFDCFQDPELRSSEDYSERSDVYSFGVFLLELISGREALGTNQSDMQENLVLQAKSSHSWGNFVDKTARDHTTEAVKQMMELALICTDSSSRRPEMKRVVEELERIQERDISRFSPGLSQEIGIVALGSELFK
- the LOC127800791 gene encoding probable serine/threonine-protein kinase PBL28 isoform X1, with protein sequence MRLFWWQHLPFLILIQLLEPFKLTHQLQAEALLAFKSTVDSSLQLAGKIRRYPQPECVYYHKLKDLCAVSWFRRFCPLSPQIRKIELSHSKASLSSLHSSTQFQVNLYRSRKTTIAVPIGGDSSIPTLTPVQATDGKKANKQKVAAIVGGVVAAFLVLITGVIVYFCLMRLKRLVRRSSDTASSVPSAPALWERENISPGAGAVSPYNTHNFREFSILELQHATGNFNQNNIIGQGLFGLVYKGLLDDGSIVAIKRRLYYPIQCFVNEVKSMAFVHHKHLVKLLGCCEENQQQFLVYDYLPNGNVGNHLYDSEGLPIGKLEMRQRLLIALGAAKGLEHLHYLAPPILHMHFRTRNVLVDETFTAKVSDFGLSKLLEEGYHTESSSAFDCFQDPELRSSEDYSERSDVYSFGVFLLELISGREALGTNQSDMQENLVLQAKSSHSWGNFVDKTARDHTTEAVKQMMELALICTDSSSRRPEMKRVVEELERIQERDISRFSPGLSQEIGIVALGSELFK
- the LOC127800791 gene encoding probable serine/threonine-protein kinase PBL28 isoform X2, which translates into the protein MRLFWWQHLPFLILIQLLEPFKLTHQLQAEALLAFKSTVDSSLQLAGKIRRYPQPECVYYHKLKDLCAVSWFRRFCPLSPQIRKIELSHSKASLSSLHSSTQFQVNLYRSRKTTIAVPIGGDSSIPTLTPVQATDGKKANKQKVAAIVGGVVAAFLVLITGVIVYFCLMRLKRLVRRSSDTASSVPSAPALWERENISPGAGAVSPYNTHNFREFSILELQHATGNFNQNNIIGQGLFGLVYKGLLDDGSIVAIKRRLYYPIQCFVNEVKSMAFVHHKHLVKLLGCCEENQQQFLVYDYLPNGNVGNHLYDSEGLPIGKLEMRQRLLIALGLEHLHYLAPPILHMHFRTRNVLVDETFTAKVSDFGLSKLLEEGYHTESSSAFDCFQDPELRSSEDYSERSDVYSFGVFLLELISGREALGTNQSDMQENLVLQAKSSHSWGNFVDKTARDHTTEAVKQMMELALICTDSSSRRPEMKRVVEELERIQERDISRFSPGLSQEIGIVALGSELFK